TCGCGGCCCGCCCTACCCCTGCGCGCTGCTCAATGGTCCGTGCAGGCTGCCTGCGCCGCGCGTTCACGCTGGTGTTCCCAGTACCAGAACACGAAGCCGGCAGCGAAGAACGCGGCCTGCCCCAGCGCCAGGTGCAGCGGGCTGGCACTGAGCAGCGGCGACACCACGCCCGCCACCACCGTGCTGATCATCAGCTGCACGAAGGCCTGCAGCGACGACGCCAGGCCACGCTGGTGCGGGTACATGTCCAGCACCGCCAGGGCCAGGATCGGGAAGATCAGCGACATGCCCATGCCGCCCAGGAAGATCGGCAGCACCGCCCACGGCAGCACGAACTGCGGCGACAGCGCCACGTAGCCGACATTCAACAGCGCCGACAGCGCGCACAGGCTGAAACCGATGGCGACCTGGCGTGTGGGCGTGGTGTGCCCGGCCATGCGCCCGGACAGGAACGAGCCGGTGGTCATGCCGCCGATGGTGGGGATGAACAACCACGCGAAACCGCCCTCGCCCAGGTGCAGGTGCTGCATCACGAACACCGGCGCCGAGGAGATGTACAGGAAGATGCCGCCGAAACCGATGCTGCCGGCCAGCGCCAGGCGCAGGAAGCGCGGGTTGAAGCCGATGCGCACGTAGTCACGCAGCAGCACGCGCGGCGACAGCGGCACCCGCGCCTCGACCGGATGGGTTTCCGGCAGGAAGCGCGCGGTGGCCGCCAGCAGGACCAGTGCGAACACCACCAGGAACCAGAAGATCAGCGGCCAACCTGCGCCACTGAGCAGGATCCAGCCACCGATGATCGGTGCGATGGCCGGGGCGATGCCGAACAGCATCGACACCTGGCTCATCAGCCGCTGGGCATCGTGGCCGTGGTACAGGTCGCGGATCACCGCGCGGCCGACGATCATGCCGACACC
This genomic window from Stenotrophomonas maltophilia contains:
- a CDS encoding multidrug effflux MFS transporter, translated to MTAAVAPSTRRMALLLAGLAMFGPFSIDTIFPAFPQLAQRLAVDEVAVQQTISVYLLFYGLMSLAHGPLSDAWGRKRVILGGLVVFVGASVGCALSTDLSTLLAFRALQGLSAGVGMIVGRAVIRDLYHGHDAQRLMSQVSMLFGIAPAIAPIIGGWILLSGAGWPLIFWFLVVFALVLLAATARFLPETHPVEARVPLSPRVLLRDYVRIGFNPRFLRLALAGSIGFGGIFLYISSAPVFVMQHLHLGEGGFAWLFIPTIGGMTTGSFLSGRMAGHTTPTRQVAIGFSLCALSALLNVGYVALSPQFVLPWAVLPIFLGGMGMSLIFPILALAVLDMYPHQRGLASSLQAFVQLMISTVVAGVVSPLLSASPLHLALGQAAFFAAGFVFWYWEHQRERAAQAACTDH